One genomic window of Mercenaria mercenaria strain notata chromosome 2, MADL_Memer_1, whole genome shotgun sequence includes the following:
- the LOC123564492 gene encoding ankyrin repeat and SOCS box protein 8-like encodes MNVTMSVQSSLCPGGQDIGCVEKVVIGRSMSDPYRAKLIPGTSFKPVNDYNLSQLAFDLYMAVVSGYPEAVRNILMSHPDVDVNISVKGATVLSLSLQKRQFHIFNMLMKHHERSKKFDLNKCSKDSFNRIEPPVITACRMHFFEGVVALANNGADIDATDHIGHTALWVAARQQMPDLVEYLICNGASVNKTDIYHHTPLLTAMMYRVSSGIIKMLIMNGSSLEGPRYPANTQLSPLFWALKYKNMDILKLLIHAGVSNNEIRYVRKILFARNGDQKLIDMLDTEARTPRSLKQICRGKVRKHLSEVCHGKNFVSKVKELPIPTILRQYLLLR; translated from the coding sequence ATGAATGTAACAATGTCAGTTCAGTCGAGCCTATGCCCTGGTGGTCAGGATATTGGATGTGTTGAGAAAGTAGTGATTGGGAGAAGTATGAGTGATCCATATCGTGCTAAATTAATTCCAGGAACTTCATTCAAGCCAGTCAATGATTATAATTTATCACAGCTGGCATTTGATCTCTACATGGCAGTGGTTTCAGGATATCCAGAGGCTGTCCGAAATATCCTTATGTCACATCCGGATGTTGATGTGAACATTTCAGTGAAAGGTGCTACAGTGCTGTCCCTGTCTTTACAGAAGAGACAGTTTCACATATTCAACATGCTCATGAAACACCATGAAAGGAGTAAAAAGTTTGATTTGAACAAGTGTAGTAAAGACAGTTTCAATCGTATTGAACCTCCCGTTATCACAGCCTGCAGAATGCATTTTTTTGAAGGTGTTGTTGCACTTGCAAACAATGGTGCAGATATAGATGCAACAGATCATATTGGACATACAGCATTATGGGTGGCAGCTAGACAACAAATGCCAGATCTGGTGGAATATCTAATTTGTAATGGTGCTAGTGTGAATAAGACTGACATTTACCATCACACGCCCTTGCTGACTGCTATGATGTACAGAGTCAGTTCTGGAATTATCAAAATGCTCATAATGAATGGTAGCAGTCTTGAAGGACCACGCTATCCAGCCAACACTCAACTGTCACCACTATTTTGGGCtctgaaatacaaaaacatggaCATTCTCAAACTTTTAATTCATGCTGGGGTTTCAAACAATGAAATAAGATATGTGAGGAAAATTCTGTTTGCAAGAAATGGAGACCAAAAATTGATAGATATGTTAGATACAGAAGCCAGAACACCAAGGAGCCTGAAACAGATATGCAGGGGCAAAGTTCGGAAACACTTGAGTGAGGTTTGTCAtggaaaaaattttgtttccaaaGTGAAGGAATTACCTATACCAACGATTCTGAGACAGTATTTGTTGCTACGTTGA